A stretch of the Thermus thermophilus genome encodes the following:
- a CDS encoding winged helix-turn-helix domain-containing protein: MRLTKHQRRPRLELKLRHHPDNLHALYRESEDPVERARWHAIWLLATGHSIPQVAQTLGYSTRWVRNTLHRYNEGQPMADLRHQNPGQPPLLSPELQEAFRQALLQPHPQDGIWTIRNAALWLSERLGRPVDPRRAWTWMKRLGFAPLRPRPRHRERDVEEGEAFKKNSSSPLSS; encoded by the coding sequence ATGCGGCTGACCAAACACCAACGCCGCCCCCGGCTGGAACTCAAGCTGCGGCATCACCCGGACAACCTGCACGCCCTCTACCGGGAAAGCGAAGACCCCGTGGAACGCGCCCGCTGGCACGCCATCTGGCTCCTCGCCACAGGCCACTCCATCCCCCAGGTGGCCCAGACCCTGGGCTACTCCACCCGCTGGGTCCGCAACACCCTCCACCGCTACAACGAAGGCCAGCCCATGGCCGACCTCCGGCACCAAAACCCAGGCCAGCCCCCCTTGCTCTCCCCGGAGCTTCAGGAAGCCTTCCGCCAGGCCCTCCTCCAGCCCCATCCCCAGGACGGGATATGGACGATAAGGAACGCCGCCCTGTGGCTCTCGGAGAGGCTGGGCCGTCCCGTGGACCCCAGGCGGGCCTGGACCTGGATGAAGCGCCTGGGCTTCGCCCCCCTCCGCCCCCGTCCCCGGCACCGGGAGAGGGACGTGGAAGAGGGGGAGGCCTTCAAAAAAAACTCTTCTTCACCGTTGTCCTCCTGA